From a region of the Fischerella sp. JS2 genome:
- a CDS encoding FAD-dependent oxidoreductase: protein MNNQTYTADVLVVGGGTGGTAAAIQAARRGAKTILVSEFSWLGGMLTSAGVSAPDGNELEALQTGLWGAFLRELQQRQPGGLDNSWVSFFSYDPCIGADIFADWVRELPNLLWISGYVPLEVFREGDCITGVGFADFTVKAKVTLDATELGDLLALADISHRWGWELQSEFGEISAPADFNSLTTKYPVQAPTWVVVMQDYGETVAPEIPPVPNYDPSLFAGAWDGYGAENFLNYGRLPGNRFMINWPIHGNDYGEGTGLLIKSESARRNFQRECLWHSQNFAHFIQNQLGRRYGLANGIFPQTQNRTSAYALQPYYRESRRLVGLTTIREQDILPVAGGRVAALNIDAIAIGNYANDHHYPGVKFDLQPKSIRWGGRWTGTPFTIPYRCLIPVETDGLLVCEKNISVSHIANGATRLQPVVMGIGQAAGMAAAICVELNCQPRDLPVRVLQTALLLDQIAPAAVIPLFNLSPTDRNWLHWQRYYLDHPEAYSCSGCCPNNFDNQYFYDSIKTVQEQHFNCFQGIFHRLDQQDYRFTITIPASYKGQIWQLVTLRSHINERLQTLSHGQKLKIWGRLNHAGHWLLVENTHC from the coding sequence ATGAATAATCAAACATACACAGCTGATGTTTTAGTAGTCGGTGGTGGGACTGGTGGAACTGCTGCTGCTATCCAAGCAGCGCGACGGGGAGCAAAAACTATCCTGGTCAGCGAATTTTCTTGGCTGGGAGGAATGCTAACTTCTGCTGGTGTGTCTGCACCGGATGGTAATGAATTAGAAGCTTTGCAAACAGGTTTATGGGGAGCATTTTTACGAGAATTACAACAGCGACAACCAGGAGGATTAGATAATAGTTGGGTCAGTTTTTTTAGTTATGATCCGTGTATAGGCGCAGATATTTTTGCGGATTGGGTGCGGGAATTACCAAATCTGCTTTGGATTTCTGGATATGTGCCTTTGGAGGTTTTCCGAGAAGGAGATTGTATAACTGGCGTTGGATTTGCAGATTTTACTGTTAAAGCCAAAGTGACTCTCGACGCTACGGAATTAGGGGATTTATTAGCTTTAGCAGATATATCTCATCGCTGGGGTTGGGAATTGCAGTCGGAGTTTGGAGAAATTAGCGCCCCAGCTGATTTTAATTCTCTCACAACAAAATATCCTGTGCAAGCCCCGACCTGGGTAGTGGTGATGCAAGATTACGGTGAAACTGTTGCCCCAGAAATCCCGCCTGTGCCAAACTATGATCCATCACTGTTTGCTGGTGCTTGGGATGGCTATGGTGCTGAAAATTTTTTAAACTATGGACGCTTACCAGGAAACAGGTTCATGATCAATTGGCCGATTCACGGTAATGATTATGGTGAAGGTACAGGGCTATTAATTAAGTCAGAATCAGCAAGGCGAAATTTTCAAAGAGAATGCCTTTGGCATAGTCAGAATTTTGCCCATTTTATTCAAAATCAGCTTGGTCGTCGCTATGGTTTAGCAAATGGTATTTTTCCCCAAACCCAAAATCGAACAAGTGCTTATGCTTTACAGCCCTACTACCGCGAAAGTCGTCGTCTAGTAGGGTTAACTACTATTAGAGAACAGGATATTTTACCAGTAGCAGGGGGTAGGGTAGCAGCATTAAATATAGATGCGATCGCGATTGGCAACTACGCCAACGACCATCATTATCCTGGTGTTAAGTTCGACCTACAACCAAAATCCATTCGTTGGGGAGGGCGCTGGACGGGGACTCCCTTCACTATTCCTTATCGTTGTCTAATTCCGGTAGAGACAGACGGTTTACTGGTGTGTGAAAAGAATATTTCTGTGTCTCATATTGCCAATGGCGCAACTAGATTGCAACCTGTTGTTATGGGTATTGGTCAAGCAGCAGGGATGGCTGCTGCTATTTGTGTAGAGTTGAATTGCCAGCCCAGAGATTTACCCGTTAGAGTCCTACAAACAGCTTTACTACTAGATCAAATAGCACCTGCGGCTGTGATTCCGTTATTCAACCTTTCACCCACCGATAGAAATTGGTTACACTGGCAACGCTATTACTTAGACCATCCAGAAGCCTACTCATGTAGTGGATGTTGTCCTAATAATTTTGATAATCAGTATTTTTACGACAGTATAAAAACTGTACAAGAACAACATTTTAACTGTTTTCAAGGTATTTTTCACCGTTTAGATCAGCAAGATTACAGATTCACGATCACGATTCCAGCTTCATACAAAGGCCAAATTTGGCAGCTTGTGACTCTGCGATCGCACATCAACGAGCGGCTACAAACATTATCTCACGGGCAAAAACTCAAGATTTGGGGTCGCCTCAATCATGCTGGTCATTGGTTACTAGTAGAAAATACTCATTGCTAA
- a CDS encoding TIGR00300 family protein, whose translation MTSQIRYLMCPPDHYDVDYVINPWMEGNIHKSSRDRAVQQWHQLYHILKEHAIVDLVSPQKGWPDMVFTANAGLVLGDTVVLSRFLHKERQGEEPYFNQWFEENGYKVYELPKDLPFEGAGDALLDREGRWLWAGYGFRSELDSHPYLAKWLDIEVLSLRLIDDRFYHLDTCLCPLTDGYLLYYPAAFDSYSNRLIEMRVAPEKRIAIGEADAVNFACNAVNVDRIVIMNKASDPLKQRLADVGFQVIETPLTEFLKAGGAAKCLTLRVTEPVREEIHATVSVESRILRMEGHLLDAGLINRALDLIVDNGGSFQVLNFNLGEQRQSTSAAEVKVSAPSHEVMEEIISQLIDLGAVDLPQDERDVKLEPVTIPGVAPDDFYVSTIYPTEVRINGQWVTVQNQRMDGAITISQTPQGLVARCKILRDLEVGEQVVVDVQGIRTIRKTESREKRNAEEFSFMSSGVSSERRVELVVEQVAWELRKIRDAGGKVVVTAGPVVIHTGGGEHLSRLIREGYIQALLGGNAIAVHDIEQSIMGTSLGVDMKRGIAVRGGHRHHLKVINTIRRYGSIAKAVEAGVIKSGVMYECVKNNVPFSLAGSIRDDGPLPDTQMDLIKAQEKYAELLKGAEMILMLSSMLHSIGVGNMTPAGVKMVCVDINPAVVTKLSDRGSVESVGVVTDVGLFLSLLIKQLDKLTSPYTAKMG comes from the coding sequence ATGACTTCCCAGATTCGCTATTTGATGTGTCCGCCTGACCACTACGATGTTGATTATGTAATTAATCCTTGGATGGAGGGGAATATTCATAAGTCATCGCGCGATCGCGCTGTGCAGCAGTGGCATCAACTTTACCACATCCTCAAAGAACACGCGATCGTAGATTTAGTGTCACCCCAAAAGGGTTGGCCAGATATGGTATTCACGGCTAATGCTGGTCTGGTATTGGGAGATACAGTAGTTTTAAGTCGCTTTTTGCATAAAGAGCGTCAAGGAGAAGAACCGTATTTTAACCAATGGTTTGAGGAAAACGGCTACAAAGTCTATGAACTACCCAAAGACTTGCCGTTTGAGGGAGCAGGTGACGCACTCTTAGATCGAGAAGGACGCTGGTTATGGGCGGGATACGGCTTCCGTTCAGAATTAGATTCTCATCCTTATTTGGCAAAATGGCTGGATATTGAGGTGTTATCCCTACGGTTGATAGACGATCGCTTCTATCACTTAGACACTTGTTTGTGTCCGTTAACAGATGGTTATTTACTTTACTATCCTGCGGCCTTTGATTCCTACTCCAACCGTCTTATTGAAATGCGAGTAGCACCAGAAAAGCGGATAGCGATTGGTGAAGCTGATGCGGTGAACTTCGCCTGCAATGCGGTGAATGTGGATCGCATCGTGATTATGAACAAAGCTAGCGATCCTCTCAAACAGCGTCTGGCTGATGTTGGTTTTCAAGTTATTGAAACACCGCTCACGGAATTTCTCAAGGCGGGTGGTGCAGCAAAATGTTTGACTCTACGAGTCACAGAACCAGTCAGAGAAGAAATTCATGCTACTGTGTCGGTGGAAAGCCGCATTCTCCGCATGGAAGGACACTTGCTTGATGCTGGCTTAATTAACCGCGCTTTAGATTTAATCGTAGATAACGGCGGTAGCTTCCAAGTTCTAAACTTTAACTTGGGAGAACAAAGACAAAGTACCTCAGCCGCAGAGGTGAAGGTATCTGCACCTTCCCATGAGGTGATGGAAGAAATTATCTCTCAACTTATTGATTTAGGTGCAGTAGACTTACCACAAGATGAACGAGATGTCAAGCTAGAACCAGTGACGATTCCTGGTGTAGCTCCCGATGATTTCTATGTCAGTACGATTTATCCCACCGAGGTGCGGATTAATGGTCAGTGGGTAACGGTGCAAAATCAACGCATGGACGGAGCGATCACTATTTCCCAAACTCCCCAAGGTTTAGTAGCAAGGTGTAAAATATTACGGGATCTCGAAGTTGGCGAACAGGTGGTTGTGGATGTCCAAGGTATCCGCACCATTCGCAAAACAGAATCACGGGAAAAACGCAATGCTGAGGAATTCAGCTTTATGTCGTCCGGGGTTTCCAGCGAACGGCGTGTGGAATTAGTCGTTGAACAGGTAGCCTGGGAATTACGTAAGATTCGTGACGCAGGTGGTAAAGTTGTGGTCACAGCCGGGCCAGTGGTGATTCATACTGGTGGTGGCGAACACCTATCACGGCTGATTCGCGAAGGATACATACAGGCACTTTTGGGAGGAAATGCGATCGCTGTTCACGACATCGAACAATCAATTATGGGTACTTCCCTCGGTGTCGATATGAAGCGGGGTATAGCAGTTCGCGGTGGACACCGCCACCACTTGAAGGTAATTAATACCATTCGGCGCTACGGTAGTATTGCCAAAGCTGTAGAAGCTGGGGTAATTAAGAGTGGCGTCATGTATGAGTGTGTGAAAAATAACGTGCCTTTCAGTTTAGCAGGTTCAATTCGGGATGATGGCCCCTTGCCTGATACCCAGATGGATTTAATTAAAGCCCAAGAAAAATACGCCGAACTACTCAAAGGTGCAGAGATGATTTTGATGTTGTCATCAATGCTGCATTCTATTGGTGTGGGCAATATGACACCTGCGGGTGTGAAGATGGTGTGTGTGGATATCAACCCAGCAGTAGTGACAAAGTTAAGTGACAGAGGTTCAGTTGAATCAGTTGGCGTGGTGACAGATGTCGGATTATTCCTGAGTTTGTTGATCAAGCAGTTGGATAAATTGACAAGTCCTTATACCGCCAAAATGGGGTAG
- the tnpA gene encoding IS200/IS605 family transposase, producing MKTVYNHYNHAVGLATVHLIWIPCRRARVFANNENLKLRCIEVFQSVANDKKWIIKALEVAPDHIHLLVEYDPHHSISQIVKAFKGRSSRLLRKEFPELLRLPSLWTHSYMFDTTGKISTQKVLEYINDPLHG from the coding sequence ATGAAAACTGTTTATAATCATTACAATCATGCTGTTGGATTAGCTACTGTCCATTTAATCTGGATACCATGCAGACGCGCTCGTGTATTCGCTAATAACGAAAACTTAAAACTTCGATGCATTGAAGTATTCCAGTCTGTTGCTAATGACAAGAAGTGGATTATCAAAGCATTAGAAGTTGCGCCGGATCATATACATCTACTAGTTGAATATGATCCGCACCACTCAATATCTCAAATAGTTAAAGCTTTTAAAGGAAGGTCATCAAGACTACTAAGAAAAGAATTTCCAGAATTATTGAGATTACCTAGCTTATGGACACATTCTTATATGTTTGACACGACTGGAAAGATTAGTACTCAGAAGGTTTTAGAGTATATTAATGACCCCCTTCACGGATGA
- a CDS encoding serine/threonine protein kinase → MIGKLLDHRYQVIRVLATGGFGETYIAEDTKRPGNPICVVKHLKPLSTDPSVFDTAKRLFHSEAETLEKLGNHDQIPRLLAYFDENQEFYLVQEFIEGHPLNDELVPEETWTEGEVVDLLIEVLSILEFVHSQGVIHRDIKPDNIIRRAFDNKLVLVDFGAVKKLRSASGYAPGLGGGFSATVAIGTPGYMPTEQGQGKPRPNSDIYALGIIAIQALTGVAPIDLQEDTHTGEILWQDLLPVNQNLAAVLNKMVRYHFKDRYQTATEALQALHSLGMHSQSVANPRNSSYQLIKSPSVQSQQKTLAVAPVNHAVAKKPATPQHTAIPRSSHSPDLLQLCILVVLAGSAAAVAPAVVKNVENFTTSFVGSSDASANNCFVEIGVNKANLRYQPNAIANGNIIETVSSGKKLEVTGKRTKRGWVEVKIDPKNSAWIYSDVIKNQEEWVTCLRDRGLAVKTVDDNSVIASRPIPRSKAVVDVETSPAEISEPSVSPKLDSENSHNKTSHKSATELLEEARQEYETGDLDRAIELLKSIPLNASDFQETAEMITQWQQDWTKSEALFNEINKALDNGQWDKVLAYKNQPEKLPNIEYWRNKIEPLFKQAANNRAKEKTTNPKATPR, encoded by the coding sequence ATGATTGGCAAGTTACTAGATCACCGATACCAAGTTATCCGCGTTTTGGCAACAGGGGGATTTGGAGAAACCTACATTGCCGAAGATACGAAGCGTCCGGGTAATCCTATTTGCGTGGTTAAGCATCTCAAGCCACTCAGCACCGATCCTTCAGTGTTTGACACCGCCAAGCGACTGTTTCACAGCGAAGCCGAAACCTTAGAAAAACTGGGCAATCATGACCAAATACCAAGGCTGTTGGCTTATTTTGACGAAAATCAAGAATTTTATTTGGTACAAGAATTTATTGAAGGACATCCCCTCAATGATGAACTAGTTCCTGAGGAAACTTGGACTGAGGGCGAAGTTGTTGATTTATTAATAGAAGTTCTGAGTATCCTAGAATTTGTTCACAGCCAAGGGGTAATTCACCGCGATATCAAGCCAGATAATATCATCCGTCGTGCCTTTGACAATAAACTAGTTTTAGTAGACTTTGGGGCTGTCAAAAAGTTACGTTCTGCTTCTGGATATGCCCCGGGATTGGGTGGGGGATTCTCAGCCACAGTGGCGATTGGCACTCCTGGTTACATGCCTACAGAACAAGGGCAAGGCAAACCCCGACCCAACAGCGATATTTATGCTTTGGGTATTATTGCTATTCAAGCGCTGACCGGAGTAGCGCCAATAGATTTGCAAGAAGATACTCATACTGGCGAAATTCTTTGGCAGGATTTACTACCTGTCAACCAAAATTTAGCAGCAGTGTTAAACAAGATGGTACGCTATCATTTTAAAGACCGCTACCAGACTGCCACAGAAGCACTGCAAGCATTGCATTCTCTTGGTATGCATTCTCAGTCTGTAGCCAACCCCAGAAATTCTAGCTACCAACTGATTAAATCTCCATCGGTTCAGTCTCAGCAAAAAACTCTTGCCGTTGCACCTGTAAATCATGCAGTTGCAAAAAAACCAGCAACCCCCCAGCATACAGCTATTCCCAGAAGTTCTCATAGCCCTGATTTACTACAGCTATGTATTCTGGTGGTTTTAGCAGGTAGTGCGGCTGCTGTCGCCCCGGCTGTAGTCAAAAATGTCGAAAATTTCACTACTAGTTTTGTAGGGAGTAGTGACGCTAGTGCGAATAACTGCTTTGTTGAGATTGGAGTTAACAAAGCCAATCTCCGTTATCAACCAAATGCGATCGCCAATGGCAATATCATAGAAACTGTTAGCAGTGGCAAGAAGTTAGAAGTCACTGGCAAGCGGACAAAACGCGGCTGGGTAGAAGTAAAAATCGACCCCAAGAATTCTGCTTGGATATATTCTGATGTCATTAAAAATCAAGAAGAATGGGTTACTTGTCTGCGAGACAGAGGTCTGGCAGTCAAAACAGTAGATGATAATAGTGTGATTGCTAGTCGTCCGATTCCCAGATCAAAAGCTGTTGTTGATGTGGAAACTTCACCAGCAGAAATATCAGAACCTTCAGTATCACCCAAATTAGATTCAGAGAACTCACACAATAAAACTTCTCATAAAAGTGCTACGGAACTTTTAGAAGAAGCGAGACAGGAGTATGAAACCGGAGATTTAGATAGGGCGATCGAACTTCTGAAATCTATACCTTTAAATGCATCTGACTTTCAAGAAACAGCAGAAATGATTACCCAATGGCAGCAAGATTGGACAAAGTCAGAAGCTTTATTCAATGAAATTAATAAAGCACTAGATAATGGGCAATGGGATAAAGTTTTAGCTTACAAAAATCAACCAGAAAAATTACCTAATATTGAATATTGGCGAAATAAAATTGAACCATTATTTAAACAAGCTGCCAATAATCGGGCTAAAGAAAAAACTACTAATCCTAAAGCTACTCCACGTTAG
- a CDS encoding sodium:calcium antiporter, which translates to MLLLIQVIVCVLLVVIVGTWLSRSADIIAEKTGLGRSWVGAILLAGATSLPELAVGISAVVVFNAPDLAAGGIFGSCLFNLFILALLDIVTGPDPLLRRAQISHVLAAGLGSILLGIAAVGILLAQTNNNLILGWVGIPSIVLLVLYLVSARIIAQFELQRRAQVLEQEVEVFQYEHISRQQSYLMFALLALAIVVLGVWLASLGDRIATVTGLGQSFIGALLLAATTSLPEVVTGVAAVRLNAVDLAVSNIFGSNIFNMGILSIYDLTYLQGDLWSNINSVHIFTAIVAMMMTSVAIIGLIYRAARPSRIYLTWDGMALILLYIGGMYVIYRS; encoded by the coding sequence ATGCTGCTGTTAATCCAAGTTATTGTGTGTGTCTTACTAGTAGTTATCGTGGGTACCTGGTTATCGCGGAGTGCCGATATTATTGCTGAAAAGACAGGCTTAGGACGTAGTTGGGTAGGTGCAATTTTACTTGCTGGTGCCACTTCCTTACCAGAGTTGGCAGTTGGTATCAGCGCAGTAGTTGTCTTCAATGCGCCGGATTTGGCAGCAGGTGGTATTTTTGGCAGTTGCTTATTTAACCTATTTATTTTAGCGCTGTTAGATATTGTGACTGGGCCAGATCCATTATTGCGACGAGCGCAAATTAGCCATGTTCTAGCAGCAGGGTTGGGATCTATATTGCTCGGGATTGCCGCAGTTGGGATCTTGTTAGCTCAAACAAACAACAATTTGATCCTGGGCTGGGTTGGTATTCCTAGCATTGTGTTGCTTGTACTGTATTTAGTTAGCGCCCGAATCATTGCTCAATTTGAGTTACAACGTCGTGCACAAGTGTTGGAACAGGAAGTGGAAGTTTTTCAATACGAACACATCAGCCGCCAGCAATCATATCTAATGTTTGCTTTGCTAGCATTGGCAATTGTGGTATTGGGAGTATGGCTAGCATCATTGGGCGATCGCATTGCCACAGTCACAGGGTTAGGTCAAAGTTTTATTGGAGCATTATTATTAGCAGCCACTACCTCATTACCGGAAGTCGTTACCGGCGTCGCAGCAGTTCGACTTAATGCAGTCGATCTAGCAGTATCAAATATATTTGGCTCGAATATTTTTAATATGGGTATCTTAAGTATCTATGACCTAACTTACTTACAAGGGGATTTGTGGTCAAACATCAATTCTGTGCATATCTTCACTGCGATTGTGGCAATGATGATGACTTCGGTGGCGATCATTGGGCTAATTTACCGCGCTGCACGTCCGTCCAGAATATATCTTACCTGGGATGGAATGGCATTGATATTGCTATACATTGGCGGAATGTATGTTATCTATCGCAGTTAA
- the patX gene encoding heterocyst-inhibiting protein PatX: MRAAISLLVTGLLLSSLAANSQTVTNSLSHMLQSHSSSYLLISAKSKPSKSPYRGSGRDRDRERVSYLLLSSKANPPKNRPAKGGSRRDLMEHSGNKHVVA, from the coding sequence ATGCGTGCTGCCATTTCACTTTTGGTTACAGGTCTGTTACTGAGCAGCCTAGCTGCGAACAGCCAAACAGTTACCAATTCCCTATCCCATATGTTGCAATCTCACTCTAGTTCTTACCTGTTAATCTCGGCAAAATCTAAACCCTCTAAGTCTCCATATCGAGGTAGTGGACGCGATCGAGACAGAGAAAGAGTGTCTTATCTTTTACTGTCTTCAAAAGCCAATCCTCCCAAAAACCGTCCCGCGAAGGGTGGTTCACGTAGAGATTTAATGGAACATTCTGGTAATAAGCATGTTGTTGCCTAA
- a CDS encoding transposase yields the protein MKTLKFKLYQHKRNRFLKRMINASGIIYNHCIALHKRYYRMWGKHLSCAKLQSHIAKLRKCNPFWQTVGSQSVQDICQRIEKAYQLFFKHNKKGVRPPGFKKVKKYKSFTLKQSGYKFLGGNRVKIGNKVYQFWKSREIEGTVKTLTIKRTPLGELFMIIVVDDCSNSKIKFATGRIAGFDFGLKTFLTCSDGTKIESPQFLKQSLNAIRKASRQHSKKLKGSSNRERFRKNLVRKYEDISHRRRDWFWKLAHKLTDNFDVLCFETLNLKGMQRLWGRKISDLARREFLQILEWIAKKKHKQVVFVDQWYPSTKTCSSCGHILEKLDLSIRRWRCPSCQSENDRDENASLNIKRVGSSTLGVGDVRQSQTAISV from the coding sequence ATGAAAACCCTGAAGTTTAAACTGTATCAGCACAAAAGAAATAGATTCCTCAAGCGCATGATTAACGCGAGTGGGATAATCTACAATCATTGTATTGCCCTACACAAACGCTACTATCGAATGTGGGGCAAACACTTAAGCTGTGCAAAACTTCAATCTCATATTGCCAAACTGCGGAAATGTAATCCATTTTGGCAAACAGTAGGTTCTCAATCAGTACAAGATATTTGTCAACGCATTGAGAAAGCCTACCAATTATTTTTTAAACACAACAAAAAAGGAGTTAGACCGCCAGGATTTAAAAAAGTTAAGAAATACAAATCATTCACTCTTAAACAATCTGGATACAAGTTTTTAGGTGGAAATCGAGTCAAGATTGGGAACAAAGTTTATCAATTTTGGAAGTCGAGAGAGATAGAGGGAACAGTCAAAACCTTAACCATAAAACGCACTCCTTTAGGCGAGCTATTTATGATTATAGTTGTTGATGATTGTTCTAATTCAAAAATCAAGTTTGCGACTGGTAGAATAGCGGGATTTGATTTTGGATTAAAAACATTCCTCACTTGCTCGGACGGAACAAAAATTGAGTCTCCCCAATTTTTAAAACAATCATTAAATGCCATTAGGAAAGCTAGCCGACAGCATTCTAAAAAACTCAAAGGTTCATCAAACAGAGAGCGATTTAGAAAAAATCTAGTTCGCAAATATGAGGATATTTCTCATCGTAGACGTGATTGGTTTTGGAAACTCGCTCATAAATTAACAGATAATTTTGATGTGCTTTGTTTTGAAACCTTAAATCTTAAAGGAATGCAACGTCTTTGGGGTAGGAAAATATCAGACTTGGCGAGGCGTGAATTTCTGCAAATTCTAGAATGGATTGCTAAGAAGAAGCATAAACAAGTAGTGTTTGTAGATCAATGGTATCCATCCACAAAAACTTGTTCTAGCTGTGGACACATTTTAGAAAAATTGGATTTGTCGATTAGACGCTGGCGTTGTCCTTCATGTCAATCTGAAAATGATAGAGATGAAAACGCCAGTCTTAATATTAAAAGAGTCGGGAGTTCGACTCTAGGCGTAGGAGATGTTAGACAGTCTCAGACTGCAATCTCTGTTTGA